The DNA window TCAATATAcagtccagttttttttttttttttaactttttgtactCAAGACCAGGTGATCTTTAAGTGTCGATGAGACAACACCATATAGGTACAACTTTCCCTTCAGGACACCATATATGAGAAATTCATGAAAGCAACAGATAGGAAAAGTTGAAGCAGAATCAAGCATCAAACCTGGATAGAGATTCAAGGAGCTGAAAAAATGATTTTGTTGCATGAATACATTCTGAATTGAATATATGGAGTGGATAACATTGCCAAACGTTGTACAGAATAAGAAGAGAAAGTAaacaaagggaagagaaagaaatgaaatgagagaATTCAAGGGACCTACAGAAATATCTTAGGATTGGTTAAGTAATTGAATGTTTTTGTTTATGAGTAGATATATGCATGTAACTTTTCTTATAtctaatatacatatttcttcaaatttttatgttttttctttttgaaggatAAATGATTCAgggaattctgttgttttctgttaaacctcagcatgaatcagccatcatttcagttcagttcaattcaggtgctcagtcatgtctgatatgcgaccccatgaatcgcagcacgccaggcctccctgtccatcatcaactcccagagttcactcattcacgttcatcaagtcagtgatgccatccaggaatctcatcctctgtcatcccctcctcctcctacccccaatccctcctagcatcaaagtcttttccaatgactcaactgtttgcatgaggcagccaaagtactggagtttcagctttagcatcattccttccaaagaaataccagggttgatctccttcagaatggactggttggacccccttgcagtccaagggactctcaagagtcttctccagcaatacagttcaaaagcatcaattctgctgtattcagccttcttcacagtccaactctcacatccatacatgaccactggaaaaaccatagaattgattagacagacctcagttggcaaagtaatgtctctgcttttcaatatgctatctaggttgatcataacttttcttccaaggagtaagtgtctttaaatttcataactgcagtcaccatctgcagtgattttggaaccgccaaaataaagtctgacactctttctactgtttccccatctatttcccatgaagtgatgggaccaggtgccatgatcttcgttttctgaatgttgagctttcagccaactttttcactctcctctttcactttcatcaagaggctttttagttcctcttcactttctgccataagggtggtgtcatctgcatatctgaggttattgatatttctcccggcaatctggattccagcttgtgtttcttccagtccagcatttctcatgatgtactctgcatagaagttaaataagcagggtgacaatatacaccttgacgtactccttttcctatttggaaccagtctgttgttccatgtccagttctaactgttgcttcctgatctgcatacagatttctcaagaggcaggtcaggtggtctgggattcccatctctttcagaattttccacagtttattatgatccacacagtcaaaggctttggcatagtcaataaagcagaaatagatgtttttctggaactctcttgctttttccatgatccagcagatgttggcaatttgatctctggttcctctgccttttctaaaaccagcttgaagatcagggagttcacggttcacgtattgctgaagcctggcttggagaattttgagcattactttactagcatgtgagattagtgcaattgtgcggtagtttgagcattctttggccttgcctttctttgggattggaatgaaaactgaccttttccagtcctgtggccactgctgcattttccaaatttgctggcatattgagtgcagcactttcacagcatcatctttcaggatttgaaacagctcaactggaattccatcacctccact is part of the Capra hircus breed San Clemente chromosome 8, ASM170441v1, whole genome shotgun sequence genome and encodes:
- the LOC108636662 gene encoding uncharacterized protein LOC108636662, which gives rise to MGKTRDLFKKIRDTKGTFPAKMSLIKDRNGMDLTEAEDIKKRWQEYTEELYIKDFHDPDNHDGVIIHLEPEILECEVKWALESITTNKASGGDGIPVELFQILKDDAVKVLHSICQQIWKMQQWPQDWKRSVFIPIPKKGKAKECSNYRTIALISHASKVMLKILQARLQQYVNRELPDLQAGFRKGRGTRDQIANICWIMEKAREFQKNIYFCFIDYAKAFDCVDHN